One window of Salmo salar chromosome ssa11, Ssal_v3.1, whole genome shotgun sequence genomic DNA carries:
- the LOC106563493 gene encoding bcl2-associated agonist of cell death, which yields MDYTHDCVDECESDHSGTTRNSEFQLHVSTTMSNRPRPGERVRLYSESQVCSQVGKREDTEFQDVMTPTEEGGGDGASFRGRSQSAPPALWAAKKYGCQLRRMSDEFDTWLDKGVPKRGIIPRGGKQKVSRGWFSFLWSPKEAEGRE from the exons ATGGACTACACACATGATTGTGTGGATGAATGTGAGTCTGATCACTCAGGAACCACACGCAACTCAGAATTCCAGCTCCATGTCTCAACTACAATGAGCAACAGACCAAGACCAG GTGAGCGAGTCCGGCTCTACTCAGAGTCCCAGGTGTGCTCCCAGGTTGGCAAAAGGGAAGACACAGAGTTTCAGGATGTGATGACTCCTACTGAGGAGGGTGGGGGTGATGGGGCTTCATTCCGAGGTCGATCACAGTCTGCTCCTCCTGCACTATGGGCTGCAAAGAAATATGGCTGCCAGCTGAGGAGGATGAGTGATGAATTTGACACCTGGCTCGACAAAGGG GTGCCCAAGAGAGGGATTATCCCAAGAGGAGGCAAGCAGAAAGTCTCCCGAGGATGGTTCTCTTTCCTCTGGAGTCCAAAGGAGGCGGAAGGCAGGGAGTGA